A genomic stretch from Sphingobacterium sp. ML3W includes:
- a CDS encoding phosphatase PAP2 family protein, giving the protein MKIATVIVPIFSLFVNLAFGSSDNPNRDTLFRNNFIQEDSVDEIYQVSYKKLIIPAIGIGYGVLSLTNDRLKELNNSTRFEIGEHSPSRIKADNYTQFIPGALVYGLNAFGVEGKHGFKDRSIILATSLLISTAIVTPTKHLVKEQRPDGSNNLSFPSGHTATAFATAHFMFREYRGNNLWLSLLGYPFAIFTGTYRTFNDKHWVGDVVAGAGIGILSTEVAYWSFPAMSKLLGNNMGKKILIMPYCQSNKVGFNGIFTF; this is encoded by the coding sequence ATGAAAATAGCAACCGTAATTGTACCAATATTTTCACTTTTCGTGAATTTAGCTTTTGGAAGTTCCGATAATCCGAATCGAGATACGCTATTTAGGAACAACTTTATCCAGGAAGATTCTGTGGATGAAATTTATCAGGTTAGTTACAAAAAGCTGATTATTCCAGCGATAGGTATTGGATATGGTGTTCTTAGCCTCACCAATGACCGATTAAAAGAACTGAATAATTCCACACGTTTTGAAATTGGCGAACATAGTCCTTCACGTATTAAAGCTGATAATTATACGCAGTTTATTCCCGGAGCATTAGTCTATGGATTAAATGCCTTCGGTGTAGAGGGTAAACATGGCTTTAAAGATCGAAGCATAATTTTGGCAACCTCACTGCTGATTTCAACAGCCATTGTGACACCTACCAAACACCTGGTCAAAGAGCAGCGACCCGATGGTTCCAATAACCTGTCGTTTCCGTCCGGTCATACCGCCACCGCCTTCGCTACAGCGCATTTCATGTTTCGCGAATATCGTGGCAATAATCTCTGGTTAAGTTTGCTTGGCTATCCTTTTGCAATATTCACGGGTACCTATCGTACGTTCAATGATAAACATTGGGTCGGCGACGTGGTCGCTGGCGCAGGAATAGGGATATTGTCAACTGAAGTTGCCTACTGGTCTTTTCCCGCAATGTCAAAATTGTTAGGAAATAACATGGGCAAGAAGATACTCATCATGCCTTATTGTCAATCAAATAAGGTAGGCTTTAACGGCATTTTTACATTTTAA
- a CDS encoding SHOCT domain-containing protein, protein MSNDNYMFFGMHLIWWVVWLCFIFWIFFIPYDIPGERKKKDSPLNLLKKRLASGQISINEYREAKKMLEG, encoded by the coding sequence ATGTCAAACGATAATTATATGTTTTTTGGGATGCACCTTATTTGGTGGGTGGTCTGGTTATGTTTCATCTTTTGGATCTTCTTTATCCCTTATGATATCCCGGGGGAGAGAAAAAAGAAAGATTCTCCGTTGAACCTTTTAAAAAAGCGATTGGCTTCCGGGCAGATCAGCATTAACGAATATCGGGAGGCAAAGAAAATGCTTGAGGGCTAA
- a CDS encoding efflux RND transporter periplasmic adaptor subunit: MKTKNLLSQYMVYLLAIGVMLCVSISCRGNKENKPMTANNPKDENLVSLTDAQRRNVQIETVALSDQAVVSFLKLNGKIDVPPQNMVSVSIPLGGYLKRTQLLPGMKVSKGEVIAIVENPQFVQLQQDYLAAQSRLHFAELDYIRQKELNHNQASSDKVMQQARAEMNSQQIIMNALARQLELVNIPPGTIAAGNIRKSAPVYSSIDGYVSKVNVNIGKYVNPSDILFELINPNDIHLNLKVYEKDLERMLPGQPLLAYSNTNPNKKYNGKIHLISKDIDPNGMADVHCHLDRYDPDLIPGLYMNAEVQTTATFGHSLPEESIVDFEGKSFVFVSEGNRNYRMTGISIEEPQKGLVRVLNFQDFRGKQIVSKNAYTLLMQLKNTAEDEE, from the coding sequence ATGAAAACGAAAAATCTTTTATCTCAATATATGGTTTATCTACTGGCAATTGGAGTCATGCTCTGTGTCAGTATTTCCTGTCGTGGAAATAAGGAAAACAAACCAATGACGGCCAATAATCCAAAGGACGAAAATCTCGTTTCCTTAACGGATGCCCAGCGCCGGAATGTTCAAATCGAAACAGTGGCACTTTCGGACCAAGCTGTTGTAAGCTTCCTAAAACTGAATGGCAAAATAGATGTCCCACCGCAGAATATGGTGTCTGTAAGTATCCCCCTAGGCGGATATCTCAAGCGTACACAATTACTTCCAGGAATGAAGGTGTCCAAAGGCGAAGTAATTGCAATCGTAGAAAATCCACAGTTTGTACAGCTCCAACAGGATTATCTTGCTGCACAATCAAGACTACACTTTGCCGAGCTCGACTACATACGCCAAAAAGAGCTTAACCATAACCAAGCGAGTAGTGATAAGGTAATGCAACAGGCCCGAGCTGAGATGAACAGCCAGCAAATCATTATGAATGCACTTGCCAGACAGCTTGAGCTCGTTAATATCCCACCTGGTACAATTGCTGCTGGCAATATTCGTAAAAGTGCACCTGTATACAGCAGTATAGATGGCTATGTGAGCAAAGTCAATGTCAATATCGGAAAATATGTAAACCCGTCGGATATACTCTTCGAACTGATCAATCCGAATGACATTCATCTTAACCTCAAGGTCTACGAAAAAGACCTTGAGCGGATGCTTCCCGGGCAGCCGCTATTGGCCTACTCCAATACCAACCCCAATAAAAAATACAATGGAAAGATCCATCTGATCAGTAAGGATATTGATCCAAATGGTATGGCCGATGTTCACTGTCATCTGGATAGATATGATCCGGATCTAATTCCCGGGCTGTATATGAATGCCGAGGTTCAAACGACTGCGACATTTGGGCATTCCCTCCCTGAAGAAAGTATCGTGGACTTTGAAGGCAAAAGTTTTGTATTTGTCTCAGAAGGAAATAGGAATTACCGGATGACAGGTATATCCATAGAGGAACCTCAAAAAGGCCTGGTTAGGGTATTGAACTTTCAGGATTTCCGGGGCAAGCAAATCGTGAGCAAAAATGCCTACACCCTTTTGATGCAGCTCAAAAATACAGCAGAAGATGAAGAGTAA
- a CDS encoding PIG-L family deacetylase, whose amino-acid sequence MKNVVPPIVADTASAKKKIAVIVAHPDDETLWAGGTILGHLDWQVYVISVCRGDDPDRASKFNAALRVLRAEGAMGCLDDGVRQIPLSASEIQHTILALLPPIVYDLVITHNPSGEYTYHRRHVEVSEAVIKLWKKRKIKCKELWTFAYHDGNRQFYPRPNKTAPIKNQLDLATYDIKYEIMNRVYGYPKEGWEVITTPSTEAFWSFTDTGKAMAWLSKGGVLA is encoded by the coding sequence ATGAAAAATGTTGTTCCACCCATCGTTGCCGATACAGCTTCGGCAAAGAAAAAAATAGCTGTAATCGTAGCACACCCGGACGATGAAACCCTCTGGGCCGGGGGAACCATCCTTGGTCACTTGGATTGGCAGGTATATGTGATCAGCGTGTGTCGAGGCGATGATCCTGATCGGGCCTCAAAATTCAATGCGGCACTTAGGGTGCTACGCGCAGAAGGAGCAATGGGCTGTCTGGACGATGGGGTCCGACAGATACCATTGAGCGCATCCGAAATTCAACATACCATTCTCGCACTGTTGCCACCTATAGTATATGATCTGGTGATCACCCATAATCCTTCGGGCGAATATACTTATCATCGAAGGCATGTAGAAGTCAGCGAAGCTGTCATAAAACTCTGGAAAAAGCGCAAAATAAAATGTAAGGAACTGTGGACATTTGCCTATCATGATGGAAATCGTCAGTTTTATCCACGACCAAATAAAACCGCCCCAATAAAAAATCAGCTCGACCTCGCAACTTATGATATCAAGTATGAGATCATGAATAGGGTCTACGGTTATCCAAAAGAGGGCTGGGAGGTGATTACAACGCCGAGCACAGAGGCGTTTTGGTCGTTTACAGATACGGGCAAGGCCATGGCTTGGCTATCCAAGGGAGGAGTGCTGGCATGA
- a CDS encoding nuclear transport factor 2 family protein translates to MSKNVMIVQSYFDAVANGDFATVGSLFADDILWHQPGDGIQSGTYSGKEAVFAHLGNFMKWSNGKFAIDAIDYLSSNANLVTASIHFKATGKDQQLAMKGVDLLRIEEGKIKEVWLFSEKIEDEDAFWNNAAKK, encoded by the coding sequence ATGTCAAAAAATGTAATGATTGTTCAATCCTATTTTGATGCCGTAGCCAATGGAGACTTTGCTACAGTAGGAAGCTTATTTGCAGATGATATCCTCTGGCATCAGCCTGGCGATGGGATCCAATCCGGAACCTATAGCGGAAAAGAGGCAGTATTTGCCCATTTAGGCAATTTTATGAAATGGAGCAACGGTAAATTTGCCATTGATGCAATTGATTACCTGAGTAGCAATGCCAACCTTGTCACAGCTTCAATCCATTTCAAAGCAACCGGGAAAGATCAACAACTTGCCATGAAAGGTGTAGACCTATTGCGTATCGAAGAAGGCAAGATCAAAGAAGTCTGGTTGTTTTCGGAGAAAATTGAAGACGAAGATGCATTCTGGAACAATGCTGCAAAAAAATAG
- a CDS encoding glycosyltransferase family 4 protein: MRVLLLYDYPPSPGGLSTQGDLLYRGLLDIGVDVHAAHWQSDQEKEWYYDWFRPDVVVGIGYWGHVPAIVVHPQLFGQRAVPWLVADGYIANYRDTLNQLPLILVTSNWVKQMYVRDGIAEDKIEVLPVGCHTDSFVPHPSNDPKILAVRQQLGVSPDEIMILTVGGDAASKGSNEVMEALALIDKDVPPWKYVCKVWPQPRTSFQNQYDHDLAERLDISKKVIYATNTISRDFMPYLLGACDIYAAPSRLEGFGMPQVEAGACGKPVIGIRAMGMLDTLVHGETALLAGVAKEIVVDKVTLGAESGYEDNHVIQFDVPRTVDYRADVNDIADCLLALMRDTSLRTAMGAAGRKRVEERFDYREVARRFVKIIEQYF, translated from the coding sequence ATGAGAGTCTTATTATTATATGATTATCCACCCTCACCGGGTGGCTTGTCCACGCAGGGGGATCTACTCTATAGGGGCTTGCTCGACATCGGTGTTGATGTCCATGCGGCACATTGGCAGTCTGATCAGGAGAAAGAATGGTATTATGACTGGTTCAGACCCGATGTCGTTGTCGGTATCGGTTATTGGGGACATGTACCGGCCATAGTTGTGCATCCACAACTTTTTGGACAACGAGCTGTACCTTGGCTTGTCGCCGACGGATACATCGCCAATTACAGAGATACTCTCAACCAGTTGCCACTTATCTTGGTCACCTCCAATTGGGTAAAGCAAATGTATGTGAGAGATGGTATCGCAGAGGATAAGATCGAGGTGCTCCCCGTAGGTTGTCATACGGATTCCTTCGTTCCTCATCCAAGCAACGACCCCAAGATCCTTGCGGTACGGCAACAACTTGGGGTGTCTCCAGATGAGATTATGATTCTGACCGTTGGTGGGGATGCGGCTTCAAAAGGATCAAATGAAGTCATGGAGGCACTAGCCTTAATCGACAAAGATGTGCCTCCATGGAAGTATGTATGCAAAGTATGGCCACAACCCCGCACTTCTTTTCAAAATCAATATGATCACGATCTCGCCGAAAGGCTGGACATCAGTAAAAAAGTAATCTATGCCACCAATACCATATCACGGGATTTTATGCCTTATCTGCTCGGCGCTTGCGATATCTATGCTGCACCTTCCAGACTGGAAGGCTTTGGGATGCCTCAGGTAGAGGCTGGTGCATGTGGTAAGCCGGTGATTGGTATCCGGGCTATGGGCATGCTCGATACACTCGTGCATGGTGAGACTGCCTTATTGGCGGGAGTGGCCAAGGAGATTGTCGTCGACAAAGTCACTTTGGGTGCTGAATCCGGTTATGAAGATAATCACGTGATCCAATTTGATGTGCCTCGTACAGTGGACTATAGAGCAGATGTCAATGATATAGCAGATTGCTTGCTGGCCTTGATGCGAGATACTTCGCTCCGTACGGCAATGGGCGCAGCAGGACGGAAAAGGGTCGAAGAGCGGTTTGACTACAGGGAGGTAGCCCGGCGCTTTGTTAAAATAATAGAACAATATTTCTAG
- a CDS encoding response regulator, translating into MSKKIIICDDEALILDVLALALTNDKTDVIATTKNMEIMPLIDAVRPDLLLTDLQMPKVSGDTIVREIRNSEKFSQLPVIIMSASSLGEQAARDCGADGFLAKPFDLDDLYFLVDKLLRA; encoded by the coding sequence ATGAGCAAAAAAATAATTATTTGCGATGATGAGGCCCTAATCTTAGATGTATTAGCTCTAGCCTTGACAAATGATAAAACCGATGTTATCGCAACAACAAAAAATATGGAAATAATGCCCCTTATAGATGCCGTTAGGCCTGATCTGTTGCTTACGGATCTCCAGATGCCAAAGGTTTCTGGTGATACGATCGTACGGGAAATTCGCAATTCGGAAAAATTCAGCCAGTTGCCCGTGATCATAATGTCGGCAAGCTCATTGGGTGAACAGGCAGCCAGGGACTGTGGAGCAGATGGGTTCTTGGCAAAGCCTTTTGATCTGGATGATCTATATTTTTTGGTAGACAAACTGTTGCGGGCGTGA
- a CDS encoding glycoside hydrolase 100 family protein has protein sequence MLTENQLEAIDAAKIAAEGVLLNNSNGPFHHLPRTAAWGYPEPYSRDLLFSILGIASTHNIQLYDSIKSVLEVLAVTQTVHGHIPSIVCDPNNLGASDTTPLFLMAVGIYRKMTGNANFLEQAVNKSLNWMRYQSPTDDGMVAQQPTSDWRDEQWVLGYGLYVNAIYHSALQLLGNQERADKLAKGVNILFVGQYPYYALWTFKLYHSDRFDLLGNSLAIIGGIASAKKADTIIDWIESSCELMRKDGILAVDLPPNFFPFIYPEDREWHERYRQFNQPGDYHNGGIWPFICGFYIAALVKAQRFDLAEAKLVVLTALVTKAVNHRLEYGFNEWLKSQEGTPYGQDWQTWSAALYLYAAQCVQTRTVPFL, from the coding sequence ATGCTTACAGAAAACCAACTTGAGGCGATAGATGCCGCAAAGATAGCGGCTGAAGGCGTATTGTTAAATAATAGCAATGGGCCATTTCATCATCTCCCGCGTACTGCCGCCTGGGGATATCCGGAGCCCTACAGCCGCGATCTTTTATTCTCTATCCTCGGTATTGCTAGTACGCATAACATACAGCTTTATGACAGCATCAAGAGTGTTTTGGAAGTCTTAGCCGTCACCCAGACCGTACATGGCCATATCCCATCCATCGTGTGCGACCCTAATAATTTGGGTGCCAGCGATACAACACCACTGTTTCTGATGGCGGTGGGGATATATCGTAAAATGACCGGAAATGCTAATTTTCTTGAGCAGGCTGTTAACAAATCGCTAAATTGGATGAGGTATCAGAGCCCCACGGATGACGGAATGGTCGCCCAACAGCCTACCAGCGACTGGCGTGATGAGCAATGGGTACTGGGATATGGACTCTATGTTAACGCCATATATCACAGTGCGCTCCAGCTATTAGGCAATCAGGAGCGGGCAGATAAGCTCGCCAAAGGAGTGAATATCCTGTTTGTAGGACAATATCCGTATTATGCCTTATGGACATTTAAACTATACCATAGCGACAGGTTTGATCTGTTAGGTAATAGCCTTGCCATAATTGGTGGAATAGCATCTGCGAAAAAAGCAGATACAATCATAGACTGGATCGAATCCTCCTGTGAACTCATGCGGAAGGACGGGATTTTGGCGGTGGACCTTCCGCCCAATTTTTTTCCATTTATTTATCCCGAAGATCGCGAATGGCATGAACGGTACAGGCAGTTTAATCAGCCCGGTGATTATCATAACGGCGGTATATGGCCATTTATTTGTGGGTTTTATATCGCAGCCCTCGTGAAAGCTCAGCGATTTGACCTCGCTGAGGCAAAGCTTGTGGTCCTCACCGCACTTGTCACGAAGGCGGTAAATCATCGTTTGGAATATGGGTTTAATGAATGGCTCAAAAGCCAGGAAGGAACACCTTATGGGCAGGACTGGCAGACCTGGAGCGCGGCCTTATATTTATATGCTGCACAATGCGTTCAGACCCGGACCGTGCCATTCCTGTAG
- a CDS encoding CusA/CzcA family heavy metal efflux RND transporter produces the protein MLTKIIEFSVKNKLIVALLILALIGVGAYQVTKLPIDAVPDITNNQVQVITIAPSFGATDIERLVTFPIEQANSNIAGLQEIRSFSRFGLSLVTIVFEDNIDIYWARQQVAERLQQVQQEIPQGIGQPQLGPISTGLGEIYQYVVRPQQGYERKYNVTALRTIQDWIVRRQLLGVKGVAEVSSFGGKLKQYEIAVNPDRLNAYGVTINDVFDALNTNNQNTGGAYIEKGPTVLYIRSEGLVGTIADIQNIAITSKQNDLPIFIRDIAEVKTGYATRYGAMTYNDNGEVAGAIVMMLKGANSSQVIADVKAKVEEIRKTLPKGVIIEPFLDRTKMVNNAINTVQTNLLEGALIVVFVLVLFLGNIRAGLLVASVIPLAMLFAICMMNLFGVSGNLMSLGALDFGLIIDGAVIIVESVMHQLLQQQRFKSLLRVSAAEMDNMVTVSAGRMMNSAVFGQIIILVVYLPILTLEGIEGKMFKPMAETVAFALLGAFLLSLTYIPMMSAILLRARSSKPSLSDRLMKRLEKIYVHVLLKVLRFPRVIFAVVISFFILAIIILSRLGGEFIPSLEEGDFAVDTRVLPGSNLTTTIESTQKAAHILKSRFPEVEKVVTKIGSGEVPTDPMPMEASDMMVILKDKKEWTSAHTFPELAKKMGKALTDVPGITAGFQYPVQMRFNELMTGARQDVVLKIFGDNLDSLALHAQKIGKIIETVQGTQNLYIEPIAGLPQVVIQYNRPMIAQHHLSIAEVNKTINTAFAGQPTGLVFEDEKRFDMVVRMDTSDRKNMTDVRNLLIPTPAGNQIPLSQLASVAIVQGPNQIQRENAQRRIVVGFNIKDRDVQSIVHDLQAKIDQEIKLPAGYSIKYGGSFENLNNAKQRLLIAVPIALALIFILLFLAFKSVKESLLIYSAIPLSIIGGVFLLALRGMPFSISAGVGFIALFGVAVLNGIVLISEFNRLQKSGIHNIVRIVVDGGENRLRPVLMTASVASLGFIPMALSDGAGAEVQRPLATVVIGGLLIATLLTLFVLPLLYVVIEKGFRGTKLKPKVIAPILFVIALLSIENSNAQTVVTLDQSIVLALQNNRSLKSEKLRAAYAKALIGTSTADIPQTEIGLDYGQINSAYQDAKLSVVQRFAFPAVYRKLRARYTEEWKKSQLNVALKEFELKKAVSLTYYNILYWQQKKELLNEALSLYSSFLDKTILRQKAGESDALESATATNQNTAIVIQLRQVDAEIKVLQSQFQWLLNTDLMYTPASTGKVAFNPPSIENHPLLKVLKHGKIVADQATAVEKSKLLPQLQLGYNLNSFKGVGPDNRTYDANPRFHSVQVGLAIPVFSKGQKARVEASRLAEAIAEDEYQNAEFALERRKQEFSQRYKSSFDIIDQYETSELKNADTIFEMAQKQFSNGAINYLELVTLVNQAISLKSNYADALWQLNESAIQLHYIMLNQ, from the coding sequence ATGCTTACGAAAATCATTGAGTTTTCTGTCAAGAACAAACTCATCGTTGCATTATTGATTTTGGCCTTAATCGGTGTCGGTGCTTACCAGGTGACTAAATTGCCTATTGATGCCGTTCCCGATATTACCAACAATCAAGTGCAGGTCATTACCATTGCGCCCTCTTTTGGAGCGACAGATATCGAACGGCTGGTTACCTTCCCGATTGAACAGGCCAACAGCAATATTGCTGGATTACAGGAAATCCGGAGTTTTTCCAGATTTGGGCTATCCCTTGTAACCATTGTATTCGAAGATAATATTGATATCTATTGGGCCCGGCAGCAGGTCGCCGAACGGCTCCAACAGGTACAGCAGGAAATTCCACAGGGCATAGGCCAACCTCAGCTAGGGCCTATTTCTACGGGTCTCGGCGAAATCTACCAATACGTCGTTCGCCCCCAACAGGGGTACGAACGGAAATATAATGTGACAGCGCTGCGTACCATCCAGGACTGGATTGTCAGACGGCAACTACTCGGTGTCAAGGGAGTTGCTGAGGTCAGTAGTTTCGGAGGAAAACTCAAACAATATGAGATTGCGGTAAATCCTGACCGGCTAAATGCCTATGGGGTTACAATTAACGATGTCTTTGATGCACTTAATACCAATAATCAGAATACTGGTGGTGCGTACATTGAAAAGGGACCGACAGTCCTCTACATTCGGAGCGAAGGACTTGTCGGCACCATAGCGGATATCCAAAATATTGCCATCACAAGTAAACAAAACGACCTCCCTATTTTTATCCGCGACATTGCTGAGGTAAAGACTGGCTATGCAACGCGATACGGCGCAATGACCTATAACGACAATGGTGAAGTTGCCGGTGCGATCGTGATGATGCTCAAAGGGGCCAATAGCAGCCAGGTCATTGCTGATGTAAAAGCCAAAGTGGAAGAAATTCGAAAAACACTGCCCAAAGGAGTCATCATAGAGCCATTTCTTGACCGCACCAAGATGGTCAACAATGCCATCAATACCGTGCAGACAAATCTTTTGGAAGGCGCGCTAATTGTCGTTTTTGTGCTCGTGCTATTTCTGGGCAATATACGGGCTGGACTGCTCGTCGCTTCCGTCATTCCTTTGGCCATGCTCTTTGCCATCTGCATGATGAACCTGTTTGGTGTCAGTGGCAACCTGATGAGTCTGGGAGCACTGGATTTTGGGTTGATCATTGACGGAGCGGTAATCATAGTCGAATCAGTGATGCATCAGCTCCTGCAACAGCAGCGATTTAAAAGCCTACTCAGAGTGTCGGCTGCAGAAATGGATAATATGGTCACAGTATCTGCCGGCCGGATGATGAACAGTGCAGTATTTGGACAGATCATCATTCTGGTCGTGTACCTTCCGATCCTGACGCTGGAGGGAATCGAAGGTAAGATGTTCAAACCCATGGCCGAAACGGTCGCGTTTGCTTTATTGGGCGCGTTCCTCCTATCTCTCACCTATATTCCGATGATGAGCGCAATATTACTACGGGCCAGAAGTAGCAAGCCTTCCCTTTCGGACAGGCTGATGAAAAGGCTGGAAAAGATCTATGTTCATGTACTGCTCAAAGTACTTCGGTTTCCAAGAGTTATTTTTGCAGTTGTCATTTCATTTTTCATTCTGGCTATCATCATTCTTAGCCGTTTGGGAGGCGAATTTATTCCGTCACTGGAGGAAGGAGATTTTGCGGTAGATACACGTGTCCTTCCCGGGAGTAATCTAACGACAACGATTGAAAGTACCCAGAAGGCCGCCCATATTTTAAAAAGCCGTTTTCCAGAGGTAGAAAAAGTAGTGACTAAAATAGGTAGCGGTGAGGTTCCGACTGACCCCATGCCCATGGAAGCCTCAGATATGATGGTTATCCTAAAGGACAAGAAAGAATGGACCTCGGCCCATACATTTCCTGAACTCGCCAAAAAAATGGGCAAAGCATTGACGGATGTTCCCGGTATTACGGCCGGTTTTCAGTACCCCGTACAAATGCGGTTCAATGAACTGATGACAGGTGCCCGCCAAGATGTCGTCCTCAAAATATTTGGTGACAATCTGGATTCACTGGCGCTACATGCCCAGAAGATAGGCAAAATTATAGAAACGGTTCAAGGTACTCAAAATCTCTATATTGAGCCTATTGCCGGACTTCCACAAGTCGTGATACAATACAATCGTCCCATGATCGCACAACATCATCTTTCCATCGCTGAAGTCAACAAGACGATCAATACAGCCTTCGCAGGACAGCCTACAGGTTTGGTTTTTGAAGATGAAAAACGCTTTGATATGGTGGTGCGTATGGACACCAGTGACAGGAAGAATATGACCGATGTCCGCAATCTCCTGATCCCTACGCCTGCTGGCAATCAGATTCCACTCTCGCAGTTGGCTAGTGTAGCGATCGTTCAGGGACCTAATCAGATCCAACGCGAAAACGCGCAACGTAGGATTGTAGTGGGGTTTAACATCAAAGATCGAGATGTGCAGAGTATTGTACACGACCTGCAAGCTAAGATCGATCAAGAGATCAAACTGCCGGCAGGCTATTCCATCAAATATGGGGGCTCTTTTGAAAACCTCAACAATGCCAAACAGCGCTTACTTATTGCTGTTCCTATCGCATTGGCACTGATCTTTATCCTATTATTCCTTGCTTTTAAATCAGTTAAGGAAAGTTTGCTTATTTACAGTGCTATTCCACTTTCCATTATTGGTGGAGTCTTTCTGTTGGCACTACGCGGAATGCCTTTTAGTATCAGTGCCGGAGTTGGATTTATTGCGCTATTTGGAGTTGCTGTCCTGAATGGCATTGTACTGATATCGGAATTCAATAGACTTCAAAAAAGTGGCATACATAATATTGTACGCATAGTGGTGGACGGAGGCGAAAATCGTTTACGCCCCGTTTTGATGACTGCATCAGTGGCTTCTTTGGGATTTATACCGATGGCATTGAGCGATGGTGCAGGAGCAGAAGTACAACGTCCATTGGCGACAGTGGTCATCGGCGGTCTGCTCATCGCTACGTTATTAACGCTGTTCGTACTTCCGCTGCTCTATGTAGTGATAGAAAAGGGATTTAGAGGTACTAAGCTAAAACCGAAGGTTATTGCTCCAATATTATTTGTCATTGCCTTGTTAAGCATTGAAAACTCAAATGCACAGACTGTTGTCACGTTGGATCAATCCATTGTCCTCGCCCTGCAAAACAACCGTAGTTTAAAAAGTGAAAAATTGCGAGCTGCCTACGCCAAAGCACTAATCGGTACATCCACAGCAGATATTCCACAGACAGAGATCGGCTTGGATTACGGTCAGATCAATAGTGCCTACCAGGACGCTAAGCTCAGCGTGGTACAACGTTTTGCTTTTCCGGCTGTCTACCGTAAGCTACGCGCCCGGTATACCGAAGAGTGGAAAAAGAGCCAGCTGAATGTAGCGCTCAAAGAGTTTGAACTGAAAAAAGCCGTCAGTCTTACCTATTACAATATACTGTATTGGCAACAAAAAAAGGAGCTATTGAACGAAGCACTGTCACTATATAGCAGCTTTCTTGATAAAACTATTCTTCGACAGAAAGCGGGCGAAAGTGATGCACTGGAAAGCGCTACAGCCACAAATCAAAATACCGCCATTGTAATCCAATTGAGACAGGTAGATGCTGAGATAAAGGTGCTTCAATCCCAGTTTCAATGGCTTCTGAATACCGACCTCATGTATACTCCAGCCTCAACTGGGAAAGTAGCTTTCAACCCACCCTCGATAGAAAATCATCCTTTGCTCAAGGTATTGAAACATGGGAAAATAGTCGCCGACCAGGCTACAGCAGTTGAAAAATCCAAGCTCCTCCCCCAACTGCAATTAGGCTATAATCTGAACAGTTTTAAGGGTGTAGGTCCGGATAACAGAACATACGATGCAAACCCAAGATTCCATTCAGTGCAGGTAGGCCTTGCTATACCCGTATTTTCCAAAGGACAAAAGGCCCGGGTAGAGGCATCGCGCCTGGCCGAAGCAATAGCAGAAGATGAATATCAAAATGCAGAGTTTGCACTCGAGAGACGAAAACAAGAGTTTTCGCAGCGCTACAAGAGCAGCTTCGATATTATCGACCAATATGAGACATCCGAACTCAAAAATGCAGATACGATCTTTGAAATGGCGCAGAAACAATTTTCCAACGGTGCCATCAACTACCTCGAACTTGTCACCTTAGTCAATCAGGCAATCTCGCTAAAAAGCAACTATGCAGATGCGTTGTGGCAGCTCAACGAAAGTGCCATTCAGCTTCATTACATCATGCTAAATCAATAA